DNA sequence from the Nitrospirota bacterium genome:
AGTGATCGAGTACCACCACAAGCCCCAGCTCTCGAAGAGCGTGCCGCTCCAGACGGCGATCGTGCACCTTGCGGATATCCTCATACGGGCCCGCGGATTCGGGTTTGCCGGCGATCACTTCGTGCCTGCCGTCAACCCCTCGGTCTGGCAGGACCTCGCCCTCTCCAACGACGATATGCGAGAAATACTGAAGGAGATGGAGGAGTCGCTCGCGCAGGCGGAGGACTTCCTCATCTCCGATGAATAGGTCCGGTGAATAGATGAGGACCGCGGTCCTGATCACCAGGGATATCGTCCTGACCACGCTCGTCCAGCGGATGCTCAAGGACGCCTGCCGGATCATCACCTTTTCCAACCTGCAGTCGTCGCTCGACCACCTTTACAACGCCATACCCGACATTCTCATCATCGACATCACCAAGGACGACCGGATGAGCGCCACCATCCTGAACGAGCTCAAGGCCGATCCCATCTTCGGCCAGATGCCGGTGCTCGCGGTCTTCCCCGATGACTTTGCGATCCCCCGCTGGGACTCTCTCTCCGTCGACGACTACGTCAGCAGGGCGGAGCTCGAGAGCAGGCTGCCGGTGCGGTTCGATCTCTGCGTGCAGCGGGCGGAGCGGATGGTGGAGGTGAACCCCCTGACGAGGCTGCCGGGCAATATCACGATCATCAAGCAGATACAGCGGCGGCTCGACAGCGGCGATCTCTTCGCGCTCGCCTATGCGGACCTTGACTTCTTCAAGCCCTTCAACGACCGCTACGGGTTCACCCGCGGGGACGAGGTGCTCAAGATGCTCGGCCGGCTCATTCTCAACACGGTCAAGGACCGGCAGCCCTACGGCAGTTTTGTCGGACATATCGGCGGCGACGACTTCGTCTTCATCATGGACTTCGAGCCTGTCGAGGATGCGGCGGCGCGGATCACCGGCTACTTTGACCGCATCATCCCGACCTTCTACGATCCCGAAGACCGTGTCAAGGGCTATATCGAGTCGATCGACCGCGAAGGCAGCAGGAAGATATTCCCCCTCATGGGGCTCTCGATCGGCATCACCCATACAAAGCTGAAGACCTTCTCCCACTACGGGGAGATAGCGGAAGTCGCTGCGGAGATGAAGAGGTACGCGAAGACCATCGGCGGCAGCTGCTACCGCATCGATAAGCGGCAGAATACCGGGGGGGAGCGGCGTGCCGGCTAATCGAAGAGCCGTATGATCGTGTCCGCCTTGTCCTCGAT
Encoded proteins:
- a CDS encoding diguanylate cyclase, encoding MRTAVLITRDIVLTTLVQRMLKDACRIITFSNLQSSLDHLYNAIPDILIIDITKDDRMSATILNELKADPIFGQMPVLAVFPDDFAIPRWDSLSVDDYVSRAELESRLPVRFDLCVQRAERMVEVNPLTRLPGNITIIKQIQRRLDSGDLFALAYADLDFFKPFNDRYGFTRGDEVLKMLGRLILNTVKDRQPYGSFVGHIGGDDFVFIMDFEPVEDAAARITGYFDRIIPTFYDPEDRVKGYIESIDREGSRKIFPLMGLSIGITHTKLKTFSHYGEIAEVAAEMKRYAKTIGGSCYRIDKRQNTGGERRAG